Proteins co-encoded in one Thermomicrobiales bacterium genomic window:
- a CDS encoding SIMPL domain-containing protein (The SIMPL domain is named for its presence in mouse protein SIMPL (signalling molecule that associates with mouse pelle-like kinase). Bacterial member BP26, from Brucella, was shown to assemble into a channel-like structure, while YggE from E. coli has been associated with resistance to oxidative stress.) yields the protein MSATVTVRGTAVINAQPDEVELDLSVSYLDRTAEAALAEVIKRSATLEEILSELSIDRACWTTTGATVQEETEWNSKESKHIHRGYRATNCVHLLLTDPEPLGKLISAAVARSMAAIEGPTWSVALDNPARLDACRAAAENAAARAEAYVTALGARLGAIISISEPGTTIEPIRRDVVASPPMTMARMAPDMELGINAGEMEVRATVQVTYAIEQG from the coding sequence ATGTCAGCAACAGTGACGGTCCGTGGGACCGCAGTAATCAACGCTCAGCCCGATGAGGTGGAGCTCGATCTCTCGGTCTCCTACCTCGATCGCACCGCCGAGGCAGCGCTGGCGGAAGTGATTAAGCGTAGCGCGACGCTCGAAGAAATCCTCAGCGAGTTGAGCATCGACCGCGCGTGCTGGACGACGACCGGCGCCACCGTTCAAGAAGAGACCGAGTGGAACAGCAAGGAAAGCAAGCACATCCATCGTGGCTATCGCGCAACGAACTGCGTCCATTTGCTCCTCACCGACCCCGAACCGCTGGGCAAGCTGATCAGCGCAGCAGTGGCGCGGAGCATGGCAGCGATCGAAGGGCCTACCTGGAGCGTAGCGCTGGACAACCCGGCCCGCCTCGACGCTTGCCGTGCTGCGGCGGAAAATGCGGCGGCACGAGCCGAGGCCTACGTCACCGCGCTCGGCGCGCGACTTGGCGCGATCATCAGCATCTCCGAGCCAGGCACGACGATCGAGCCAATCCGTCGTGATGTCGTCGCCAGCCCGCCGATGACAATGGCCCGCATGGCGCCCGATATGGAGCTGGGCATCAACGCGGGGGAGATGGAAGTGCGCGCGACAGTGCAGGTCACCTACGCCATCGAGCAGGGATGA
- a CDS encoding alpha-amylase family glycosyl hydrolase: MIEREDRDRPLEPSERLWWQAGVIYQVYPRSFQDTDGDGVGDLRGVIERLNYLSDTLGIDAIWLSPFFPSPMRDFGYDIADYTDVDPLFGDLATFDELVAEAHARNMRIIIDYVPNHCSDQHPWFVEARSSRESAKRDWFIWADPKPDGSPPNNWIGPFGGSTWELGQRRPASTTYMSSCPSSRI; the protein is encoded by the coding sequence ATGATCGAGCGAGAGGACAGGGACAGGCCGTTGGAACCCAGCGAGCGTCTCTGGTGGCAGGCCGGGGTCATCTACCAGGTCTATCCGCGCAGCTTTCAGGACACTGATGGCGATGGGGTCGGCGACCTTCGCGGGGTGATCGAGCGGCTCAATTACCTGAGCGACACGCTCGGCATCGACGCGATCTGGCTCTCACCGTTCTTCCCATCGCCGATGCGTGACTTCGGCTATGACATCGCCGACTACACCGACGTCGACCCGCTCTTCGGCGATCTGGCCACGTTCGACGAGCTGGTGGCCGAGGCGCATGCCCGCAACATGAGGATCATCATCGACTATGTTCCGAACCACTGTTCCGACCAGCACCCGTGGTTCGTCGAGGCGCGCTCGTCACGCGAGAGTGCGAAGCGCGACTGGTTCATCTGGGCCGACCCGAAGCCGGACGGATCGCCGCCAAACAACTGGATCGGCCCGTTCGGCGGCTCGACCTGGGAGCTGGGACAACGCCGACCGGCCAGTACTACCTACATGTCTTCCTGCCCGAGCAGCCGGATCTGA
- a CDS encoding alpha-amylase family glycosyl hydrolase, whose product MNWRNPDLRAEMLDVLRFWLARGVDGVRIDALHNVMKDPHLRDNPENHAGHLETHRTHGLEFDRQQHLHEFDHDDNHEVARAMRAVLDEFEAERPRVAIGELHIFDLDRWARYYGEGLDELHLPFNFGLLNTPREAGRVRALVDAIEAAVPPGGWPNYVLGNHDEPRIATRVGVDEARVGMMLLLTLRGTPTLYYGDELGVRDATVSIEQMRDPWGIRMGEAQFSRDPARASMPWDDSPNGGFCPAGVEPWLPLAPDLATTNVVAQAADPHSMLNLTRALLRLRRASPALSVGDYRALDAVPPDVFGFLREAGEDRYLVLLSFARRTVTIELPEAGQAAIAVSTALDREGPADLANLTLRGNEGLVLQLA is encoded by the coding sequence CTGAACTGGCGCAACCCGGATCTCCGCGCGGAGATGCTCGACGTACTGCGATTCTGGCTCGCGCGCGGCGTCGATGGGGTGCGGATCGACGCCCTCCATAATGTGATGAAGGATCCCCACCTGCGCGACAACCCGGAGAATCACGCCGGCCACCTGGAAACCCACCGCACGCACGGCCTCGAGTTCGACCGTCAGCAACATCTGCATGAGTTCGACCATGACGACAACCACGAGGTCGCCCGCGCGATGCGGGCAGTGCTGGACGAGTTCGAAGCGGAACGCCCGCGCGTCGCGATCGGCGAGCTGCATATTTTCGACCTCGATCGCTGGGCGCGCTATTACGGCGAGGGACTGGACGAGCTACATCTGCCGTTCAACTTCGGCCTGCTGAACACGCCCAGGGAGGCGGGTCGTGTCCGCGCGCTGGTCGACGCCATCGAGGCAGCGGTCCCACCTGGCGGCTGGCCGAACTATGTCCTCGGCAACCACGACGAGCCACGCATCGCGACCCGCGTCGGCGTGGATGAAGCGCGCGTCGGGATGATGCTCCTGTTGACACTGCGCGGCACGCCGACGCTGTACTACGGTGACGAGCTGGGGGTGCGCGACGCCACGGTGTCGATCGAGCAGATGCGGGATCCGTGGGGCATCCGGATGGGCGAGGCGCAGTTCAGCCGAGACCCTGCACGCGCGTCGATGCCCTGGGACGATAGCCCCAACGGTGGCTTCTGCCCGGCCGGCGTTGAGCCGTGGTTGCCGCTCGCGCCCGATCTGGCGACGACGAATGTCGTGGCCCAGGCCGCCGACCCACACTCGATGCTCAATCTCACTCGCGCGCTGCTGCGGCTGCGCCGCGCCAGTCCGGCATTGTCGGTTGGCGACTATCGGGCGCTGGACGCGGTCCCGCCGGATGTGTTCGGTTTTTTGCGCGAGGCGGGCGAAGATCGCTATCTGGTGCTGCTGAGCTTCGCGAGACGCACAGTGACGATCGAGCTCCCTGAGGCCGGCCAGGCGGCGATCGCCGTCTCGACGGCGCTGGACCGCGAGGGGCCGGCCGACCTGGCGAACCTGACGCTGCGTGGCAACGAAGGGCTCGTCCTGCAACTGGCCTAG
- a CDS encoding MFS transporter codes for MPMPAMMRDPALRMILILAALSGGAFGLTIPFLTLVARERGVSLGAIGVMASSYLIAQTVLQLPFGSLSDRIGRTTPIAAGFAVEAVASLGFVFANSATTFIALRVLQGVSLALIMPALRALVADVTPVNRRGQAYAWLFASFSGGMLLGPPLGGFLAAPLGRSPLFIVAAVINLAVAIIALGWLRGIGRQPGQHDSGVRVPTSAIFTSALIGAFIMGFGARILEGMFAGVWSIYLDDIGASDVQIGLSFATWSIAFMLFTPIGGRLADRGFRWRKLLIGNLVMAALIISYGVIQVVPVILAIGLIEGAVATVTVPALDAYLASVADPRIQGRIQGTYATIGTAGAAVSAFLGTVLYKHSQLLPFLVAGGILAIITLSGIGLVRNAEIQMAAAPLVIEPMATTLPDPAL; via the coding sequence ATGCCCATGCCCGCGATGATGCGCGACCCCGCGTTGCGCATGATCCTCATCCTCGCCGCATTATCTGGGGGAGCGTTCGGGCTGACGATCCCGTTTCTGACGCTCGTCGCCCGCGAGCGCGGCGTCTCGCTTGGCGCGATCGGGGTCATGGCCTCCAGCTATCTCATCGCCCAGACTGTCTTGCAACTACCGTTTGGCTCGCTGTCGGACCGGATCGGGCGGACCACGCCGATCGCGGCCGGCTTCGCCGTCGAAGCAGTTGCCTCGCTGGGGTTCGTCTTCGCCAATTCGGCCACGACGTTCATCGCGCTACGCGTCCTGCAGGGGGTGAGCCTGGCGTTGATCATGCCGGCGCTGCGGGCGCTGGTCGCGGATGTGACGCCGGTCAACCGGCGAGGGCAGGCATATGCGTGGCTCTTCGCCAGCTTCAGCGGCGGGATGTTACTCGGGCCACCGCTCGGCGGGTTTCTCGCCGCTCCGCTTGGTCGCAGCCCGCTCTTCATCGTCGCTGCTGTGATCAACCTGGCGGTGGCCATTATCGCGCTCGGCTGGCTGCGGGGAATCGGCCGGCAACCGGGCCAGCATGATTCGGGCGTACGGGTGCCAACATCCGCGATCTTCACCAGCGCGCTGATCGGCGCGTTCATCATGGGCTTCGGCGCGCGCATTCTCGAGGGGATGTTCGCGGGCGTGTGGTCGATCTACCTGGACGATATCGGCGCGAGCGATGTTCAGATTGGCCTCTCGTTCGCGACCTGGTCGATCGCGTTCATGCTCTTCACCCCGATCGGCGGGCGACTTGCCGACCGTGGATTCCGGTGGCGGAAGCTCCTGATTGGCAACCTTGTTATGGCTGCGCTCATCATCAGCTACGGAGTGATCCAGGTAGTGCCGGTGATTCTGGCCATCGGGCTGATCGAGGGCGCCGTCGCAACGGTCACGGTGCCAGCACTGGATGCCTACCTCGCCTCAGTCGCCGACCCGCGCATCCAGGGAAGGATTCAGGGCACCTACGCAACGATCGGCACGGCCGGCGCTGCCGTCAGCGCCTTCCTCGGCACCGTCCTCTACAAGCACTCGCAACTGCTGCCCTTCCTCGTCGCCGGAGGTATACTTGCCATAATCACTCTCTCGGGGATCGGACTGGTGCGCAACGCTGAGATTCAGATGGCTGCCGCGCCGTTAGTTATCGAGCCCATGGCCACGACACTACCCGACCCGGCACTCTGA
- the ada gene encoding bifunctional DNA-binding transcriptional regulator/O6-methylguanine-DNA methyltransferase Ada — MNTTRPIVKPIATDDEARWQALVDQNPLFDGTFVVAVKTTHIYCRPICPARRPYRQNVTFYDTPDDAEAAGFRACLRCHPRDERPPAAAMVERACAYLTANLDRTVTLAELGKAVGLSPYYLQRTFTGITGVSPRAWADARRLETLKTQLRGGDDVTTALYDAGYGSSSRLYERAPGQLGMTPGTYRRGGQGMRIGWSIRNCALGRILVAATERGVSAIYIGDDDGTLEDALRHEYPAAEIERDDDRIGGWMDRVLDHVAGKRESLDLPLDVVGTAFQRRVWEALRTIPLGSTRSYAEVANSIGEPRAVRAVAQACAKNPTAITVPCHRVVRSDGSLSGYRWGVERKQALLDRERDLASVED, encoded by the coding sequence ATGAACACGACACGACCGATAGTCAAACCGATCGCGACCGACGATGAAGCTCGCTGGCAGGCGCTGGTGGATCAGAACCCACTGTTCGACGGCACATTCGTCGTCGCAGTGAAGACGACTCACATCTACTGCCGGCCGATCTGCCCGGCCCGCCGGCCATACCGGCAGAACGTCACGTTCTACGACACGCCAGACGACGCCGAGGCGGCCGGGTTTCGCGCCTGCCTGCGGTGCCACCCCCGCGATGAGCGGCCGCCGGCCGCGGCGATGGTCGAGCGCGCCTGCGCCTACCTGACCGCGAATCTCGATCGCACGGTGACGCTGGCCGAGTTGGGCAAGGCGGTCGGGCTCAGCCCGTACTATCTCCAACGCACGTTCACCGGCATCACCGGAGTCTCGCCACGCGCCTGGGCGGACGCCCGCCGGCTGGAGACCCTGAAGACCCAGCTCCGTGGGGGCGACGACGTGACAACGGCGCTGTATGACGCGGGGTATGGATCGAGCAGCCGGCTGTACGAGCGCGCGCCTGGACAGCTGGGGATGACACCCGGCACGTACCGACGCGGCGGGCAGGGGATGCGAATCGGCTGGAGCATCCGCAACTGCGCGCTCGGCCGGATTCTTGTCGCGGCGACCGAACGCGGCGTCTCGGCAATCTACATCGGCGACGATGACGGAACGCTGGAGGATGCGCTGCGCCACGAATATCCGGCCGCCGAGATCGAGCGCGACGACGACCGGATCGGCGGGTGGATGGATCGAGTGCTGGATCACGTCGCTGGCAAACGCGAGTCGCTCGATCTGCCGCTTGATGTCGTCGGCACAGCCTTCCAGCGCCGCGTCTGGGAAGCGCTGAGAACCATCCCGCTCGGCAGCACGCGCTCCTACGCCGAGGTAGCGAACAGCATTGGCGAGCCGCGCGCTGTCCGGGCCGTCGCCCAGGCCTGCGCGAAGAACCCGACCGCGATAACCGTCCCCTGCCACAGAGTCGTCCGCAGCGACGGCAGCCTCTCCGGCTATCGCTGGGGCGTCGAGCGCAAGCAGGCGCTGCTCGACCGCGAGCGTGACCTGGCGTCGGTCGAAGATTGA
- a CDS encoding DNA-3-methyladenine glycosylase, with protein MASDGDEQTDRLEREILPAGALDFPLALAYVHGWTASTQERVDLETATWRRALTLDGRDVLVTLSPGPTPDTLALEVAGEGACTQTLDAAERVVRRVFALDADPAPFEALAAGDDILTPLVAPYPGMRPVVIPDLYETLIWAILGQQINVGFARRLKERLVETAGHSIEIDGASYPLLPRPEEVAEIDPAALLALQFSRQKAAYVIGVSQEIAAGRLDLNALASLPDDEAIAELIRLRGVGRWTAEYLLMRGLGRTDVIPAGDVSLQLLIGTAALGRRANEAELREIADRWRPWRAWATFFVWMSRQFGG; from the coding sequence ATGGCGAGCGACGGAGACGAACAGACAGACCGACTCGAGCGGGAGATCCTGCCTGCCGGCGCGCTCGATTTCCCGCTCGCGCTCGCCTATGTCCACGGCTGGACCGCCTCGACGCAGGAGCGCGTCGACCTTGAGACGGCAACCTGGCGACGGGCGCTGACGCTCGATGGGCGCGATGTGCTTGTGACGCTCAGTCCCGGCCCGACGCCAGACACACTGGCGCTCGAAGTGGCCGGGGAGGGCGCCTGTACCCAGACACTCGACGCTGCCGAGCGGGTCGTCCGGCGCGTCTTCGCGCTCGACGCCGACCCGGCGCCGTTCGAGGCGCTGGCAGCGGGAGACGACATCCTCACGCCACTCGTCGCGCCGTACCCTGGCATGCGGCCAGTCGTCATTCCGGATCTGTATGAGACGCTCATCTGGGCGATCCTCGGCCAGCAGATCAATGTCGGCTTCGCCCGCCGATTGAAGGAACGGCTGGTCGAGACGGCCGGCCACTCGATCGAGATCGACGGCGCGAGCTATCCGTTGCTGCCGCGCCCCGAGGAAGTCGCCGAGATCGATCCAGCCGCGTTGCTGGCGCTCCAGTTCAGCCGCCAGAAGGCCGCCTATGTTATCGGCGTCTCTCAGGAGATCGCCGCCGGGAGGCTGGATCTCAACGCGCTGGCCAGCCTGCCCGACGATGAGGCCATCGCCGAGCTGATCCGCCTGCGCGGCGTTGGCCGCTGGACGGCGGAGTATCTGCTGATGCGCGGTCTCGGCCGGACGGATGTCATTCCGGCCGGCGATGTCAGCCTGCAGCTTCTCATCGGCACCGCTGCCCTCGGCCGCCGCGCCAACGAAGCCGAGCTGCGTGAGATCGCCGACCGCTGGCGCCCCTGGCGTGCCTGGGCAACGTTCTTCGTCTGGATGAGCCGGCAGTTCGGAGGGTAG
- a CDS encoding C40 family peptidase gives MSRHTIRPRGPRAVIVAVAVLALAVSALWIPALAQDDPIVGTARVVNTDGHGLNLRDRPWIDADVLLAIPEGADVDVLATALLDDSGAEWWSIRVDGVVGYSAERYLALRGNAPPPAPPPGSASAAGQQAVVVATDGQGLNLRENPWVEADILVSMSDGTAAEVLKVGLLDDSGMEWWKVSVDGVEGYSVAAYLAATGAAPVSGPAQPRPAGFGVGQPVRVSGTGGEGVNVRDGAGVESAAVDRLPEDTIVTIADGPISAANGAAWYRVTAAGVNGWVHGGYLAAVPVAGPILVRAAAGGDSGSGVGDAIVAGAMAYVGVPYLPAGTTSSGFDASGFTYFVVNRVLGSDFPRAIDQQIRQGVAIDVASLRPGDLVFFEDTSRVGLSHVGIYVGDGQFISAGGSSGGVGLDNLNDDYWSGHYVTARRIGG, from the coding sequence GTGTCGAGACACACGATTCGCCCACGTGGCCCGCGCGCCGTCATCGTTGCCGTTGCTGTGTTGGCATTGGCCGTCTCGGCGCTCTGGATCCCTGCGCTCGCGCAGGACGACCCGATCGTCGGGACTGCCCGCGTTGTCAATACCGATGGCCATGGTCTCAACCTCCGGGACCGTCCATGGATCGACGCAGATGTCCTGCTTGCCATTCCCGAGGGCGCCGATGTCGATGTCCTGGCGACGGCTCTGCTCGATGATAGCGGCGCGGAGTGGTGGAGTATCCGTGTCGATGGCGTCGTCGGCTACAGCGCCGAACGCTACCTCGCGCTACGTGGAAACGCGCCGCCGCCGGCCCCTCCGCCGGGCAGCGCAAGCGCTGCTGGGCAGCAGGCAGTCGTTGTCGCGACCGACGGACAGGGTCTCAACCTTCGCGAAAATCCATGGGTCGAGGCGGACATACTCGTCTCGATGTCGGACGGGACCGCCGCTGAGGTCCTGAAGGTCGGCTTGCTGGACGACAGCGGCATGGAGTGGTGGAAAGTCAGCGTCGATGGCGTCGAGGGCTACAGTGTGGCTGCCTACCTCGCTGCAACCGGCGCCGCGCCCGTGTCCGGCCCCGCCCAGCCGCGACCTGCCGGGTTCGGGGTTGGCCAGCCGGTGCGAGTGAGCGGCACTGGCGGCGAGGGGGTCAATGTCCGCGACGGCGCAGGAGTCGAGAGCGCAGCCGTCGACCGGTTGCCCGAGGACACCATCGTCACGATCGCCGATGGGCCGATATCCGCTGCGAATGGCGCGGCCTGGTATCGAGTGACGGCTGCCGGCGTGAACGGCTGGGTGCATGGCGGCTACCTCGCTGCCGTGCCAGTGGCCGGCCCGATTCTGGTAAGAGCCGCAGCTGGCGGGGATAGCGGGTCGGGCGTCGGTGACGCGATCGTCGCGGGCGCGATGGCATACGTTGGTGTGCCGTACCTCCCGGCCGGAACGACATCCTCCGGCTTCGACGCCTCGGGCTTCACCTACTTCGTCGTCAACCGTGTGCTGGGCAGCGATTTCCCACGCGCGATCGATCAGCAGATCCGTCAGGGCGTCGCAATCGACGTCGCCAGCCTTCGTCCGGGCGACCTGGTGTTTTTTGAAGACACCTCCCGGGTGGGCTTGTCGCATGTCGGTATCTATGTCGGCGACGGCCAGTTCATCAGCGCGGGCGGCTCGTCGGGCGGCGTTGGGCTGGACAACCTGAACGACGACTACTGGTCGGGCCATTATGTCACCGCCCGGAGGATCGGAGGATAG
- a CDS encoding ATP-binding protein — protein MTIEIHQPVAELTPDALRRRLDPATLPFETTAEVAPGRGTIGQPRAIDAIGFGLEVRSYGYNTFVAGQPGSGRETSIIDLVDEFAPRQPTPNDWVYVHNFDDADQPNSIQLPVGRGAALAADMFQFVSDAQREIPRAFDSDDYARRQREVLTEIGGRRDKLFEELQQFAVANSFTIQMTQTGIATIPTINNQPIPNEAYGLLPETQRQEIEKHGKLVQERLGATMRQARQLEREAAERIVALDRDVTLFAIGPLLHELRERYDGVDEVRHYIDAVQEDVLANYGEFRVPDTMATPDPAQAAALQMQAGRRAEYLARYQVNVLIDNSGTHGAPVISERNPTYYNLIGRMDYRSMFGTMITDFREIKPGALHRANGGLLVLHATDILRQPFAWEALKRALLCREIRIEHMGEQLSMVPVATLRPEPIPLDIKVILIGSSMLYQALYAADEDFAELFKVKADFAPDMTWNDENVGHYVAFISRHIRDNDLRHLDRVAVARIIEHGARLREDRRKLSARMLEIANVLTEASYWAGKAGREIVSAEDVNHAIDMKVYRSNLIEERVHEMLTDGTIDVETTGKRVGQINGIAVLSLGDYAFGQPSRISARVALGSGEVESVEREIKLSGPVHAKGFLILTGYLHGQYGQEAPLAIRSTITFEQSYDEVEGDSASSVELYALLSAIGDIPLRQSIAVTGSVDQYGKVQAVGGVTDKIEGFFKVCRSLGLTGEQGVMIPATNVPSLMLSDEVVTAVEAGQFHIWSARTIDEGIEMLTGIPAGKRDDNGEYPPESVHGRVVARLRHYAAQAHAFAATRTAALATSDDGAQPVAAQGSPSAS, from the coding sequence ATGACGATCGAGATCCATCAGCCAGTCGCGGAGTTGACGCCGGATGCGTTGCGGCGACGACTCGACCCGGCAACGCTACCATTCGAGACAACTGCCGAAGTCGCCCCCGGCCGGGGAACGATCGGCCAGCCACGCGCGATAGACGCCATCGGTTTCGGGCTGGAGGTCCGATCCTATGGCTACAACACGTTCGTCGCCGGCCAGCCCGGCTCCGGCCGCGAGACCAGCATCATCGACCTTGTCGATGAGTTCGCCCCGCGCCAGCCGACGCCGAATGACTGGGTCTATGTCCACAACTTCGACGACGCCGACCAGCCCAACTCGATTCAGCTCCCGGTTGGACGCGGCGCGGCGCTGGCTGCCGACATGTTCCAGTTTGTGAGCGACGCTCAACGGGAGATTCCACGCGCCTTTGACAGCGACGATTACGCGCGCCGCCAGCGCGAGGTGCTGACTGAAATCGGGGGGCGCCGCGACAAGCTCTTCGAGGAATTGCAGCAGTTCGCCGTCGCCAACAGCTTCACGATCCAGATGACGCAGACGGGCATCGCGACGATCCCGACAATCAACAACCAGCCAATCCCGAACGAGGCCTACGGTCTGCTGCCGGAGACACAGCGGCAGGAGATCGAAAAGCACGGAAAGCTGGTTCAGGAACGACTCGGGGCGACGATGCGCCAGGCGCGACAGCTGGAGCGTGAGGCGGCGGAGCGGATCGTGGCCCTGGATCGGGATGTGACGCTATTCGCCATCGGGCCGCTGCTCCACGAGCTGCGCGAGCGCTACGACGGTGTCGATGAAGTCCGCCACTACATCGACGCAGTGCAGGAGGACGTGCTTGCGAACTACGGCGAGTTCCGGGTTCCAGATACGATGGCCACACCGGACCCGGCGCAGGCTGCAGCATTGCAGATGCAGGCCGGCCGGCGCGCCGAGTACCTGGCTCGCTATCAGGTCAACGTCCTGATCGACAACTCGGGGACACATGGGGCGCCAGTGATCAGCGAGCGCAACCCGACCTACTACAACCTGATCGGTCGGATGGACTACCGCTCGATGTTCGGCACGATGATCACCGACTTCCGCGAGATCAAGCCCGGCGCGCTCCACCGCGCCAATGGCGGGCTACTGGTCCTCCACGCCACGGACATCCTGCGCCAGCCGTTCGCGTGGGAGGCGCTCAAGCGGGCGCTGCTCTGCCGGGAGATCCGGATTGAGCATATGGGGGAACAGCTCAGCATGGTGCCGGTCGCGACGCTGCGGCCCGAGCCGATCCCGCTCGATATCAAGGTAATCCTGATTGGCTCGTCGATGCTCTACCAGGCGTTGTACGCAGCCGATGAGGACTTTGCTGAGCTCTTCAAGGTGAAGGCCGATTTCGCGCCGGATATGACCTGGAACGACGAAAATGTCGGTCACTACGTCGCGTTCATCAGCCGTCATATCCGCGACAACGACCTGCGCCATCTCGACCGCGTCGCAGTCGCGCGGATCATCGAGCACGGCGCGCGGTTACGCGAAGATCGGCGCAAGCTGTCCGCGCGAATGCTGGAAATCGCCAACGTCCTCACCGAGGCAAGCTACTGGGCCGGCAAGGCCGGCCGCGAGATCGTCTCCGCCGAGGACGTGAATCACGCAATCGACATGAAGGTCTACCGCTCCAATCTGATTGAGGAACGCGTTCACGAGATGCTGACCGACGGCACGATCGACGTCGAGACCACGGGCAAGCGCGTCGGCCAGATCAACGGCATCGCCGTGCTGAGCCTCGGCGACTATGCCTTCGGGCAGCCATCGCGCATCAGTGCCCGGGTCGCCCTCGGCAGCGGCGAGGTTGAGAGCGTCGAGCGCGAGATCAAGCTCTCCGGCCCGGTCCATGCCAAGGGATTCCTGATCCTGACCGGCTACCTGCACGGGCAATATGGGCAAGAGGCCCCGCTCGCAATCCGATCGACGATCACTTTCGAGCAGTCCTATGACGAGGTCGAGGGGGACTCCGCGTCGTCGGTCGAGCTCTACGCGCTGCTCTCGGCCATCGGCGATATCCCGCTCCGCCAGTCGATCGCCGTGACCGGCTCGGTGGACCAGTATGGCAAGGTCCAGGCGGTCGGCGGCGTCACCGACAAGATCGAAGGATTCTTCAAGGTCTGCCGGTCGCTCGGTCTCACTGGCGAACAGGGTGTGATGATTCCGGCGACGAACGTACCCAGCCTGATGCTATCCGACGAGGTGGTCACGGCAGTCGAAGCCGGCCAGTTCCACATCTGGTCTGCCCGCACGATCGATGAGGGGATCGAGATGCTGACTGGCATCCCGGCCGGCAAGCGCGATGACAACGGAGAATACCCGCCCGAGAGCGTCCACGGTAGGGTGGTGGCCCGCCTGCGGCATTACGCGGCGCAGGCGCACGCCTTCGCCGCTACCAGGACCGCGGCGCTCGCGACGTCAGACGATGGGGCGCAGCCAGTTGCCGCCCAGGGTTCGCCGTCGGCATCCTGA
- a CDS encoding YozE family protein, protein MSDDHSFLIWLALQAQRDDAVGDCARDMVDDPDWPPTATTYATARVYLESLQASHLAIEALRDAWGEWQQRQRQGRD, encoded by the coding sequence ATGTCGGACGACCACTCGTTCCTGATCTGGCTGGCGCTCCAGGCGCAGCGCGATGACGCAGTCGGCGATTGCGCGCGCGACATGGTTGATGATCCCGACTGGCCGCCGACGGCGACGACGTATGCGACGGCGCGCGTCTACCTCGAGTCCCTCCAGGCCAGCCATCTGGCGATCGAGGCGCTCCGCGACGCGTGGGGCGAGTGGCAGCAGCGCCAACGCCAGGGCCGCGACTGA
- a CDS encoding amidohydrolase family protein: MRIDAHTHVQPPEFLKSLLESGRYEVERGQGEQLIVKEKGSRFLTIVPEMHQISDRVAAMDAAGIDVQILSVSVPQVYFLDGLASVELARICNDALAAIVRQYPDRFRALASIPLTADAGAAIAELRRSMDDLGMPGFLIGGNIGGLPIDDPRLDPFYEEANRLGAVMHIHPMAPAGIESMGQYALVVLVGYPFDTTQAIARLIFSGFFDRYPRINVIGSHLGGAIPFLAARLDSGYRSYRDCQAIASPPSEVMKRLYLDTTNASSAAIELAASVVGADRLLFGSDYPHVVGDLAGSIAAVEAAIDLQHHDSVLGGAAAELFGLTT, from the coding sequence ATGCGCATTGATGCCCATACCCACGTCCAGCCACCCGAGTTTCTGAAGAGCTTGCTCGAATCCGGGCGCTACGAGGTGGAGCGTGGCCAGGGCGAGCAGCTGATCGTCAAGGAAAAGGGTTCGCGCTTCTTGACGATCGTGCCGGAGATGCACCAGATATCGGACCGTGTCGCTGCGATGGACGCCGCCGGGATCGATGTCCAGATCCTGTCGGTCAGCGTGCCGCAGGTCTACTTCCTGGACGGGCTGGCCAGCGTCGAGCTGGCGCGGATATGCAACGATGCGTTGGCCGCGATCGTTCGGCAATACCCCGATCGGTTCCGGGCGCTGGCCAGTATCCCGCTGACGGCCGACGCTGGCGCAGCGATCGCAGAGCTTCGCCGCAGCATGGATGATCTTGGAATGCCCGGCTTCCTGATCGGCGGCAACATCGGCGGCTTGCCGATCGACGACCCGCGGCTCGATCCGTTCTACGAGGAGGCGAACCGCCTGGGGGCGGTGATGCATATCCACCCGATGGCGCCGGCCGGCATCGAGTCGATGGGTCAGTATGCGCTCGTGGTGCTCGTTGGCTATCCGTTCGATACGACGCAGGCGATCGCCCGGCTGATCTTCTCCGGATTCTTCGATCGATACCCACGGATCAACGTCATCGGCTCCCACCTCGGCGGCGCGATCCCATTTCTTGCCGCTCGTCTGGACAGCGGCTACCGGAGCTATCGGGATTGCCAGGCCATCGCGAGCCCGCCAAGCGAGGTGATGAAGCGGCTCTACCTCGACACGACCAATGCCTCCAGCGCCGCGATCGAGCTTGCGGCCAGCGTCGTTGGAGCGGATCGGCTACTCTTCGGGTCCGACTACCCGCACGTCGTCGGCGACCTGGCCGGCAGTATCGCTGCCGTCGAAGCCGCGATCGATCTCCAGCATCACGATAGCGTTCTCGGTGGCGCTGCGGCGGAGCTTTTCGGGCTGACGACGTAG